The following nucleotide sequence is from Gemmatimonadaceae bacterium.
ACCAGCACGGTGCAGGCCCCACAGAAGGCGGAACCGCAGCCGAACTTGGTGCCCGTGTAGCCGAGGTCGTCGCGCAGGACCCAGAGCAGTGTCCGGTTGGCCTCCACGGACACCGTTCGCGCGACGCCGTTGAGGGTGAACGCAATCGGTTTCATGTCCTGTGCTCCGCCAGAAGAGTGGTACGGGGGCAAGCGGCATCGCCTCTAGAGGGATTCTGCGCACGTGCCGCGCGATCTGCCAGCCATCAAGTCAAACGTTTGTGCGCACCCGTCCGTTGGCTACCGGTGCTCCCGATGCGCAGATTCCGGAGTGACCGCTGGTCCTGATTGACTGAACGGAGATGGACTTATGAAGACCCGTCTGGCCCTGCTCGCCCTCCTCGCCTCGGCCGCGCTGCAGTCCGCGCCGGCACAGGGCGCGCGTGCCTTTACCCGCGCCGACACGCTGCGCGGCTCCTACAACACACCCCAGCGCGCCTGGTGGGACGTCACCTTCTACGACCTCCACGTCGCCATCAATCCGTCCGACAGTTCCATCAAGGGCTTCAACGGCATCACCTACCGCGTGCTGAAGCCGGCGTCCGAACTGCAGGTGGATCTGCAGGTTCCGCTGGTGGTGGACAGCATCAGGCAGGATGGCAAGGCGCTGAAGTATCGACGCGACGGCAACGCCTTCTTCGTCACGGTCGTGTCGCCCCAGCGCGCCGGCGCCAGCAAGCAGCTGACGGTCTACTATCATGGCAAGCCGCAGCCGGCCAAGCGGCCACCGTGGGATGGCGGCTTCACGTGGGGCACCGACAGCCTCGGCAGCCCGTGGATAGTTTCCACCGATGAAGGCATCGGCGCGAGCATCTGGTGGCCCAACAAGGACACCGAGGCCGACGAACCTGACAGCATGCGCATCGTCACCACCGTGCCCGACCCGTTGGTCAGCGTGGGCAACGGCCGCCTGCGCAGCATTCGCAACAACGGCAACGGCACGACCACGTACGAGTGGTTCTCGGTCAACCCGATCAACAACTACGCCATCAACGTGGCCATCGGGAAGTATGATCACTTCACCGAACTGTACCAGGGGGAGCGCGGCACCCTGACCATGGATTACTGGCCGCTCGCCTACCATATGGATGCCGCGAGGAAGCAGTGGGCCCAGGCGCGCCCCATGATGGCGTGCTTCGAGCACTGGTTCGGCCCGTATCCGTGGTACGAGGACGGGTACAAGCTCATCGAGGTCTCCAACAACGGCATGGAGCATCAGACGGCCGTCACCTATGGCAACGGCTTTGCCAACGGCTACCGCGGCCGCGATGCGTCGGGCACGGGCTACGGCATGAAGTGGGATTTCATCATCGTGCACGAGAGCGCGCACGAGTGGTTCGCGAACAACATCACGTTCAAGGACCACGCGGACATGTGGGTGCACGAGAGCTTCGCCAACTACTCCGAGGCGCTCTATACGGAGTGCCAGTTCGGCAAGCAGGCGGGCGCCGAGTATGCCGTGGGCGTGCGCCGCGGCATCCGCAACGACCGGCCCATCGAACCGCCCAACCGCGGCGTCAACGCCTCCGGTTCCGGCGACATGTATCCGAAGGGCGGCACGATGCTGCACATGATCCGCCAGATCGTGAACGATGACGACAAGTGGCGGGGCATCCTGCGCGGACTCGGGCAGACCTTCTGGCACCAGACCGTCACCGGGAGCCAGATCAAGGACTACATGATCAGGGAGTCGGGCAAGGACCTGTCGAAGATCTTCCAGCAATACCTGACGACGATCCAGATCCCCGTGCTTGAGTACGCGATTGACGGCGGCACCGTGCGCTATCGCTGGGCGAACGTGGTGCCGGGCTTCAACATGCCCATCAAGGTACGCATCGCGGGCACCGGTTTTGACTGGGTGACGCCCACTGAGCAGTGGCAGTCGGGGAAGTACGCGCTGGCGTCCGCCGCGGATTTCCAGGTTGACGTGAACTTCTATGTGACCACGAAGAACGTCGGGGCGGCTCGCTAGGACCGCCGCGCGGACACGGCGCAGGGTTTCTTCGCCTCCGGGTGTCCTCTGGACAGGAACCCGTGGCGGCGGCGCGGGTACGACTGACTGCGGTCCGACGGACGGCGACGCTCGCCGCCCGTCGAGCGTACCCTCCGGAGACTGCATCATGAAGAACGTGCGTCACTCCGTCCTCGCGGCGCTTGGCATCGTGGCCAGCGCCGCCTTCGTCGCTTCGCCAGTGCGTGCGCAGATCACCGAAGTGGCGCGCACGCCCATCGCCGACGCCGCGCAGGTGACGTTCGGCTACGTCTGCGACGATCGCTTCGTCATCCGCAACGACGGCACCAAGCCGATCGATCTCGAGTACGGCCTCGAGAAGGGAACCGAGCACACGCGCATCACGCTCAACGAGCGGGAGTCGGTCGAGCTCAATTCGCCCTCGAGGGCCGCGATGGAGCTCTGGATGGACGGCAAGCTCATCGCCAAGGCCATCAAGGACCGGCGGTCGTGCAGGGATGTCGTCGGCAACTCATCCGTGACGGTCAATGCGCCTGACGTGCAGACCCGTCAGCCGACGCACGTCACCAACGTGTATACGGGATGGGGACCGCCGTACCCGTTCTATGACCCGTGGGCCTTCGGTCTGTATGGCTCGTTCGGCTACTACCGGCCTTACTACTCGGGGGTCAGCGTGACCTTCCCGATCGTCATCGGCGGGCGCAGCGGTCGCTTCGCTCCGATGCCGCGCCGGCATCGGTAGCACGCGCCGCACGGCGGCGCGGGGCTCCTGACCCCGCGCCGCCGTGTCGCGCTGGCCGTTCTAGGCTTTCACGCCGGGCGCTGGCGTCCCCTTCGGCGCCGCACGCAGATACTGCGCCGGCCAGCGTCCCGGTAGCCCCAGCGTCTGCGCCGCATGCAGCGGCCAGTATGGGTCTCGCAGCAACTCGCGCGCCAGGAAGATCAGGTCCGCCTTGCCGGTGCCGATGATCTCATTCGCCTGCGATGCCTCGGTGATCATTCCGACGGCGGCGGTGAAGATCCCCGCGCGGTGGCGCACCTCGGCCGCGAACGGCACCTGATAACCTGGCGCGAGCGGAATCCGCGCCTTCGCCACGTTGCCGCCGGATGAGCAGTCAATGACGTCAACGCCGTCATCCTTCAGCAGGCGCGCCAGCTCGACGGTCTGCGCCACGTCCCAGCCGCCTTCAGTCCAGTCGGTGGCCGATACGCGAACGAAGAGCGGCAGCTTCTCGGGCCAGGCACCGCGGACCGCCCGGGTGACTTCTCGCACCAGGCGCGTGCGATTCTCGAACGATCCGCCGTACCGGTCGGTGCGCAGGTTGCTGAATGGCGACAGGAACTGATGCAGCAGGTAGCCGTGCGCGGCGTGCAATTCGATCACCTGCATGCCGGCCGCCCGCGCGCGGCGCGCGGCATCCGTGAAGGCGCGCACGATGCCGGCGATCCCGGTGTCGTCGAGCGCCTGGGGCATCAGGTGGCCGTCGGCGAACGGCAGCGCGCTCGGCGCCACGATATCCTCCCATCCGCCCTCCGCCGCCGGCGCGGTGTTCCCTCCTTCCCACGGACGGCGCGTGGAGGCCTTGCGTCCGGCGTGCGCGAGTTGCACCCCCGCCACGGCACCATGCTCTTCCAGCATGCGCACGATGCGCGCCAGCGGCTCCACCTGGGTGTCGTTCCACAATCCCAGGTCGTGCGGCGAGATTCGCCCCTGGGGTGTGACCGCCGTTGCTTCCACGATCACGAGGCCGGCGCCGCCGACCGCGCGACTGCCGTAGTGCACCAGGTGCCAGTGGTTTGCCAGGCCGCCCGTGGCAGAGTACTGGCACATGGGCGACACACCGATGCGGTTGCGCAGCGTCACGCTGCGTACGACAAGGGGATCAAACAGGTTGGGCATATCGGCGACCCGGTTTCCGTCTACCGGCAGGATGTTGAGGGAGTGATCGTGCTCGGCACGCCCGGAGTGCAGGTGACGCGCCGGATCACGACTTCAATGGGCTGGCCATTCAGCGGCGCCGTGCCGCCATACAGCCACAGGTTCAGGTGGAGGAACCGCACACGCGCACTTCGACACCGCAACTCCCTATGCCACGCGCTCCCTCACCCGCCGCGGCATCACGGCGGAAACGAGCAGGATGACAGCGATATTCACGAGGAGGGCCACCACACCGACGTTCAGGTCTTTCGCCGCCTGCGGCAGCCCCGGGGCGAGCTTCGCCAGCGACGTCCCCGACAGCGTGACCGCGGCCACGGTCAGTTCGCCGGCAATGATCCCGGCAAGCGCGGCCGTCGTGCCAATCCGCGGCCGGTCGCCGAATGAGAGCACGAGCGCCGGGAAGAGCTGCGTCACGACATTGTAGCCCATCAGCAGCAGCGCGACGATCGCCTGGCCGCCGTGCAGCGCGAGATAGAGCGAGATGAGCGCCAGCACCGGCACCATCGAGCGCGCGACGATGCCCACCGTGCGGTCGCTGCTCTGGGGCACCGCGACGCGGAAGATGTTCTTGGCCAGGATTGTTGCCGCCGTGATCAGCAGCATGGATCCGGGCACCAGGGCGGTCAGCAGTCCCGCCGCGCCAATCATCCCCACCGCCCATGGCGCGAACGTCAGCTTCGCGATGCGGAACAGCGACAGGTCCGCGTCGGAGCCGGTCAGTCCCGGCACGGCCAGCGTCGCCGCAAAGCCGGTGAAGAAGACGAAGAGCACCACCAGCTGGTAGAGCGGCAGCATGACCGCATTCTTGCGGAAGACGTTCTCGCTCTTCGCCGTGTAGACCCCGGCAAAGAACTGCGGCCAGGTATAGACGCCCACCGACGTCAGCAGCACCGTCGAGATGAACCACGACTGGCTCATCCCGTTGTCGGGGAGGGTGAGGAATCCCGGCTTCGCCGCATCGATGGCCGTGAACATCGCGCCATAGCCGCCGTGATAGTGATACGGCAGGTACACGCCCATCACGACCACGATCACCAGGATCATGATGTCCTTCAGCGTCGCGGTCCACGCCGATCCGCGCACGCCAGACACCACCACGTAGAACATCAGCGCCGCCGTGCCGCACCACATCGCCGTCACCGGCGAAATGGCGCCATACGACGCTTCCGTGACGATGATGCCCAGCCCCTTCAGTTGCAGCACGAGATACGGCACCAGCGCCGCGACTCCCACCGCCGAGACGAGCAATCCCATGGCCGGGCTCTCGTACTTGGCGATGAAGAAGTCGGCTTGCGACACGAGCCCGCGTCCGCGCGCGTAGCGCCAGATGGCCGGCAGCAGGAAGTACGACAGCGTGTAGGCCAGCGTGAGATAGCACAGGATGTACAGGGCCGGCGCGCCCTTTCCGTACGCCCACCCGCTTCCGCCAAGGAAGGTGAAGGTGGTGTAGATCTCGCCCGCCATCAGCAGGAAGACGAACAGGCTACCAAAGCCGCGCCCGCCCACGCTCCACTGCTCGAGCGTCATCGTGTGCCCGCGCTTGGCGAGCAGCCCGAGTCCGATGGCGATGATGAAGAAGGTGCCAAGGATGGCGAGGGAAATCGTCATGAGGTCTTTCCCTCATCTTCCCCCGCACCACCCTCTTCTCCCTGCCCCTGCACCTGGTCTGAAGCCAGCCCGTTCGCGGTGTCAGTTCGCAGTATCCACGCCATGATGGCCGCGGTGACAATCACCCAGGCCACCAGCCAGGCCATCACGAATGGCAATCCAAGAATCAGCGGCTGCACCCGATTGGCGAACGGGAGTCCGCCGAGCATGCCGAGCGCCGGCAGCAAGGCCAGCAGGTGATATCGGCGCCACCGTGAACGTCGCGTACCGGGCGAATCAGCCGGCATGGGGATCACCAAGTTGTGCGAGGGCTGCGGCGACGAAGATGCGCGTGCCGTAGTCCAGCGCGCGTTCGTCGAGGTCGAAGCGTTCGTGATGGTGAGGATAGACGATGCCGCGTTCCTCATTGCGTGCGCCGATGAAGAAGAACGCGCCCGGCGTGGCCTGCTGGTACGCCGAGAAGTCCTCGGCGCCCATCGTGGGCCTCGCCTCGACCAGCACGTCCGGTCCGAGGGCGCGCACCACGGCGCGCCGCACCAGGTCACAGGCGGCCGCGTCGTTGTCGACGGCGGCGTACCCGGGTTCGAACGTCCACTCGTAGGTCGCGCCGTGCGCACTGCAGATTCCCGCCACCACGCGTTCCATCAGCACGGGTATGCGCTGTCGCAGTTCCGGATCGAAGGTGCGCACCGTGCCCGCCATCTCCACGGCGCCGGGGATCACGTTCGTCGTGCTGCCGCCGTTGATTTGCGTCACCGAAATCACCGCCGACGCCAGCGGATCGACGTTCCGCGACACGACGTGCTGCAGGCTCGTGACCACCTCCGCCGCCGTCACGATCGGGTCGATGGTCTGTTGCGGAATGGCGGCGTGCCCGCCGGCGCCGGTGATCGTGATCCGGAACGTGTTCAGCGACGCCATCAACGGCCCGGCCTTCACGCCGACGCGGCCGAACGACATCGACAACCAGAGATGGGCACCGATGACCAGCTCCACGCCGTCGAGCGCGCCGGCCGCGACCATCTGCGACGCGCCGCCAGGATACAGTTCCTCCGCGTGCTGAAAGAGG
It contains:
- a CDS encoding NADH:flavin oxidoreductase/NADH oxidase; amino-acid sequence: MPNLFDPLVVRSVTLRNRIGVSPMCQYSATGGLANHWHLVHYGSRAVGGAGLVIVEATAVTPQGRISPHDLGLWNDTQVEPLARIVRMLEEHGAVAGVQLAHAGRKASTRRPWEGGNTAPAAEGGWEDIVAPSALPFADGHLMPQALDDTGIAGIVRAFTDAARRARAAGMQVIELHAAHGYLLHQFLSPFSNLRTDRYGGSFENRTRLVREVTRAVRGAWPEKLPLFVRVSATDWTEGGWDVAQTVELARLLKDDGVDVIDCSSGGNVAKARIPLAPGYQVPFAAEVRHRAGIFTAAVGMITEASQANEIIGTGKADLIFLARELLRDPYWPLHAAQTLGLPGRWPAQYLRAAPKGTPAPGVKA
- a CDS encoding M1 family metallopeptidase, with amino-acid sequence MKTRLALLALLASAALQSAPAQGARAFTRADTLRGSYNTPQRAWWDVTFYDLHVAINPSDSSIKGFNGITYRVLKPASELQVDLQVPLVVDSIRQDGKALKYRRDGNAFFVTVVSPQRAGASKQLTVYYHGKPQPAKRPPWDGGFTWGTDSLGSPWIVSTDEGIGASIWWPNKDTEADEPDSMRIVTTVPDPLVSVGNGRLRSIRNNGNGTTTYEWFSVNPINNYAINVAIGKYDHFTELYQGERGTLTMDYWPLAYHMDAARKQWAQARPMMACFEHWFGPYPWYEDGYKLIEVSNNGMEHQTAVTYGNGFANGYRGRDASGTGYGMKWDFIIVHESAHEWFANNITFKDHADMWVHESFANYSEALYTECQFGKQAGAEYAVGVRRGIRNDRPIEPPNRGVNASGSGDMYPKGGTMLHMIRQIVNDDDKWRGILRGLGQTFWHQTVTGSQIKDYMIRESGKDLSKIFQQYLTTIQIPVLEYAIDGGTVRYRWANVVPGFNMPIKVRIAGTGFDWVTPTEQWQSGKYALASAADFQVDVNFYVTTKNVGAAR
- a CDS encoding DUF3311 domain-containing protein — translated: MPADSPGTRRSRWRRYHLLALLPALGMLGGLPFANRVQPLILGLPFVMAWLVAWVIVTAAIMAWILRTDTANGLASDQVQGQGEEGGAGEDEGKTS
- a CDS encoding amidohydrolase, with protein sequence MREQVITWRRHLHQHPELSFHERNTSQFVADTLASFGGLEISRPTPTSVMARLFGEAGPGPVLAIRADIDALPIVEANTHDFVSQAPGVMHACGHDGHTSMLLGAVKVLLGHRRALRGEVRFLFQHAEELYPGGASQMVAAGALDGVELVIGAHLWLSMSFGRVGVKAGPLMASLNTFRITITGAGGHAAIPQQTIDPIVTAAEVVTSLQHVVSRNVDPLASAVISVTQINGGSTTNVIPGAVEMAGTVRTFDPELRQRIPVLMERVVAGICSAHGATYEWTFEPGYAAVDNDAAACDLVRRAVVRALGPDVLVEARPTMGAEDFSAYQQATPGAFFFIGARNEERGIVYPHHHERFDLDERALDYGTRIFVAAALAQLGDPHAG
- a CDS encoding sodium:solute symporter, producing MTISLAILGTFFIIAIGLGLLAKRGHTMTLEQWSVGGRGFGSLFVFLLMAGEIYTTFTFLGGSGWAYGKGAPALYILCYLTLAYTLSYFLLPAIWRYARGRGLVSQADFFIAKYESPAMGLLVSAVGVAALVPYLVLQLKGLGIIVTEASYGAISPVTAMWCGTAALMFYVVVSGVRGSAWTATLKDIMILVIVVVMGVYLPYHYHGGYGAMFTAIDAAKPGFLTLPDNGMSQSWFISTVLLTSVGVYTWPQFFAGVYTAKSENVFRKNAVMLPLYQLVVLFVFFTGFAATLAVPGLTGSDADLSLFRIAKLTFAPWAVGMIGAAGLLTALVPGSMLLITAATILAKNIFRVAVPQSSDRTVGIVARSMVPVLALISLYLALHGGQAIVALLLMGYNVVTQLFPALVLSFGDRPRIGTTAALAGIIAGELTVAAVTLSGTSLAKLAPGLPQAAKDLNVGVVALLVNIAVILLVSAVMPRRVRERVA